A stretch of Heterodontus francisci isolate sHetFra1 chromosome 44, sHetFra1.hap1, whole genome shotgun sequence DNA encodes these proteins:
- the LOC137355868 gene encoding ependymin-like isoform X1, with protein sequence MFASLRKYKVTVQFEPDLQWHDSIGVVLIADTQRNTMKLLAALFICSLFFLVTEGDKPAPCSSPMLLEGQIILFDQSKFYEEWAKFSYDSIQKRMSAFKVVLLGPNKNLQVREILLFQESIQYIFYPQNKTCVKYPLRTPFQRIEIPRNATFTAQMYIGGSSSPKEGVLANVWNGDIDTGHYFLTFTEYGCLPVSEIFYSKTGWISISFFDLIKGISDPNVFTPPPECSHLN encoded by the exons ATGTTTGCCTCATTGAGGAAGTATAAAGTCACGGTACAGTTTGAACCTGACCTTCagtggcatgacagtattggagttGTTCTCATCGCAG ATACCCAACGCAACACCATGAAACTGCTAGCTGCCCTGTTCATCTGCTCTTTGTTCTTCCTGGTGACTGAAGGAGACAAACCTGCCCCTTGCT CTTCTCCAATGCTTCTAGAAGGTCAAATAATTCTT TTCGATCAGAGCAAATTCTACGAGGAATGGGCCAAGTTCTCCTATGACTCCATTCAAAAGAGGATGTCTGCCTTCAAAGTCGTGTTGTTGGGACCTAACAAAAACCTCCAAGTGCGGGAGATCCTGCTATTCCAGGAG TCCATCCAGTACATATTCTACCCCCAAAACAAGACCTGTGTGAAGTATCCTCTCCGTACTCCATTCCAGAGGATTGAAATTCCTCGCAATGCGACATTCACTGCTCAGATGTACATCGGAGGCTCCTCTTCTCCAAAAGAGGGGGTGCTGGCCAACGTGTGGAATGGTGACATTGACACTG GCCACTACTTTCTGACATTTACTGAGTATGGCTGTCTCCCTGTGTCTGAGATTTTCTACAGCAAGACGGGCTGGATTTCTATATC ATTCTTTGACTTGATCAAAGGGATCAGTGATCCAAACGTGTTCACTCCTCCTCCAGAGTGCTCTCATCTGAACTGA
- the LOC137355868 gene encoding mammalian ependymin-related protein 1-like isoform X2 yields the protein MKLLAALFICSLFFLVTEGDKPAPCSSPMLLEGQIILFDQSKFYEEWAKFSYDSIQKRMSAFKVVLLGPNKNLQVREILLFQESIQYIFYPQNKTCVKYPLRTPFQRIEIPRNATFTAQMYIGGSSSPKEGVLANVWNGDIDTGHYFLTFTEYGCLPVSEIFYSKTGWISISFFDLIKGISDPNVFTPPPECSHLN from the exons ATGAAACTGCTAGCTGCCCTGTTCATCTGCTCTTTGTTCTTCCTGGTGACTGAAGGAGACAAACCTGCCCCTTGCT CTTCTCCAATGCTTCTAGAAGGTCAAATAATTCTT TTCGATCAGAGCAAATTCTACGAGGAATGGGCCAAGTTCTCCTATGACTCCATTCAAAAGAGGATGTCTGCCTTCAAAGTCGTGTTGTTGGGACCTAACAAAAACCTCCAAGTGCGGGAGATCCTGCTATTCCAGGAG TCCATCCAGTACATATTCTACCCCCAAAACAAGACCTGTGTGAAGTATCCTCTCCGTACTCCATTCCAGAGGATTGAAATTCCTCGCAATGCGACATTCACTGCTCAGATGTACATCGGAGGCTCCTCTTCTCCAAAAGAGGGGGTGCTGGCCAACGTGTGGAATGGTGACATTGACACTG GCCACTACTTTCTGACATTTACTGAGTATGGCTGTCTCCCTGTGTCTGAGATTTTCTACAGCAAGACGGGCTGGATTTCTATATC ATTCTTTGACTTGATCAAAGGGATCAGTGATCCAAACGTGTTCACTCCTCCTCCAGAGTGCTCTCATCTGAACTGA